In Hymenobacter sp. GOD-10R, the sequence AAGGCCGCCACCGAAGGAAAGCTCTTGATCCAGCTGATTGGGTACGACAAATCATTGGCCGCGAGTTGGGCCTGCGTGTAGGTGATTTCCGCGAGCTTAAACTGAAACAGGGAAAGCACCGTCGACTGGGTGGTTGAGAGCGTAGTCGTACCTAGCTTGCCCGCCGACAAATCCCAGTAGAACACGTCCTCGTCGCCGGTTTCCAGCTTAGTGCCGTTGTTATTGCCGTTGTTGTACGAGCCTAGGTTGGTGTCGAAGAAGATGTTGCAGCGTGGCGGCTTGCGAAACTTCACGGCAATGATGGGGTACGCGCCGGCGTGAAACATCGCGCCACCGGTCCGCTGAAAATCGCCGCGGTAGTTGTTGGTGTTCACCTTCACCGGCGTCACCACCAGTTTGCCGTTCACGAGGTTCGCCGTGGCACCCGCGTTGGGCGACACCCAGCCGAACGTGTTGCCAGTGGAAAAATCATCGTTGAGAAGTCCATTCTGCGCCCAGGCTTTTTGCCAAGGACCTAGCCACACGAGCAGCCCCAACAGCAGACCTAGCTTGGCGCGCAATGCGGCGGCCTTACCAGACCACCCCAGCGCAGCCGCCGGCGAAAGAACGGTAGAAGAATGATTCATGATGGATCAGGAAATAGGATGGTGGGAGTTGGACGAACTGTATTTCGTAGCGCGTTTCTGCTTTCGCATAAGCAAACGAGCCCCCGGCAAGTCTCCCAGAATGAATTATCCTGGCAGGCTCGTTCACGTATAAATCCAAGAAAGAGGCAGTTACCAGCCCGTCGTCTGCTGGAGATTAGGATTTAGCTGGATCTGCTGCGACGGAATGGGCAGCAAGTAGTTCTTTTCGCTAAAGGAGCGTGTGGCATCCACAATTAGCTCGCCGTTAGCGGTTTTCGGAGTAGAAGCTTTCACGGGCCACTTGGTCTGGTATTCCGTGCCTGTCCACTTTACGCCGATCAACGGTTGGCTCAGCACACTTACCGCCGTGTTCCAGCGCTTTAGATCGTCGAACCGGAAACCTTCCATGTACAATTCAATGGTCCGTTCGCGGCGAATTTCGGTGCGCATATCCAGGCCGTTGCTATTCACCAGCGCATTGCTGAGCTTGGGCATGGACTTGTTTACGCGCTGGCGCACCAGGTTCAATGATTTATCTAAATCAGCGTCGCTGATGGAGCCGTTCTTCTCAAATATCGCCTCGGCATAGTTCAACAAAACTTCCGCGTAGCGAATAACCGGATAGTCGTAGCCTTCTTCGTTATCGGCCACGGCACGCTCCGAAATCCACTTTTGATTGGCGTAACCGGTTGAGCTGTTGATAGTGGGGTCGAAGGATGCCGTACTGGCTGTCTTCAGATCAGCGGGGCCGCCAGTCCAGTCCACGCGCGGATTGTTCACGCCAAACCAGTAAGCCCGCCCCGGCATTTTCAGGTTGTAGCGCATGCGGTTGTCGCGGTTCACGTACTCCGATTTTATCGTGGCGTACCCTTGGAACAGCGGCGACTTCTCCACTGGCAACCCGTCCCGGCACAAGTACAGATTGGCGAAGTTGCGGGTCGGAATGATATTGTTGCCCTGGCGCGAAATGTTGTTGCGGATCTGACGCTGGGTAGAGTTGTAGCGGTTAGCTAGCACGTATTCGTTGTTGGCCGTCTTGGTCAAGTTCGCCGGATTCGACTTCTCGTT encodes:
- a CDS encoding RagB/SusD family nutrient uptake outer membrane protein, which gives rise to MKNLQKTCVLLLAGGLTLTQTSCNDVLDLKPLDAITDVSYWQTPNDFLLAANAFYTYERNFGEVAYDVVPNSTTVNYHADFNADLGFTGVANTTNAYSRGLNTVQVTDNNYNTAYTRIRNINYMLGKAATYTSPDAIKQYVAEAKFFRAYVYFDLLQYYGAVPIVEQTLAPGAPELQLPRNSRDEVVNFIIRNLTEALPDVPAKSGQPTTDLGRVNKEVVQAFLGRVTLYEGTWQKFKGNASRGAEMLDKSVTASNAVITSGAYSLFAPAVLGDSAQKYMFILENEKSNPANLTKTANNEYVLANRYNSTQRQIRNNISRQGNNIIPTRNFANLYLCRDGLPVEKSPLFQGYATIKSEYVNRDNRMRYNLKMPGRAYWFGVNNPRVDWTGGPADLKTASTASFDPTINSSTGYANQKWISERAVADNEEGYDYPVIRYAEVLLNYAEAIFEKNGSISDADLDKSLNLVRQRVNKSMPKLSNALVNSNGLDMRTEIRRERTIELYMEGFRFDDLKRWNTAVSVLSQPLIGVKWTGTEYQTKWPVKASTPKTANGELIVDATRSFSEKNYLLPIPSQQIQLNPNLQQTTGW